In bacterium, the sequence TCTGAATGTCGTCTTCGAGCCCGAGATGGGGGCCCTCTATGTTTCCGTCTTCACCCTCACGCCGATCGCGTCAGCCTCGATCCTGACGTTCCGGAGGAGCGGGCGGGATGGCGTGAAGAAGCTCCTCGGGAGGATCTTCGACCTCAGGAGGATCGAGAGGAGTCGATGGTATGCACCCATCCTCCTCCTGGCGCCTCTGATCTTCCTGCTGTCCCTCGGAGTGATGGTCTTGTCGGGGGCGCCGATCCCTGCTGCCTTGACCCCGGCCGCGGCCCTGCCGGTGGTGTTTGTGTTCTTCTTCATCTTGGCGGCCGGGGAAGAGGTCGGCTGGATGGGATATGCCTTCGAGCCGATGCAGGCGCAGGGTGGTGCCCTCAGGGCCTCCCTGGTGCTGGGCATGATCTGGGCGGTCTGGCACGTCCCGTTTTTCGTCTTCATGATGCCCGATCCCGTGATCCTCGTCGCGCAGGTCCTGACGTTGGTGGGGACCCGCGTCCTGGCGGCCTGGATCTTCAACAACACGGGCAAGAGCGTCTTCGCGGCCATCTTGTTCCACGCCGCGGACAATACAGCGCTCGTGAC encodes:
- a CDS encoding CPBP family intramembrane metalloprotease, which produces MCNQISTQEFPVAFFVLTFLLSVPFYILNALAYLNVVFEPEMGALYVSVFTLTPIASASILTFRRSGRDGVKKLLGRIFDLRRIERSRWYAPILLLAPLIFLLSLGVMVLSGAPIPAALTPAAALPVVFVFFFILAAGEEVGWMGYAFEPMQAQGGALRASLVLGMIWAVWHVPFFVFMMPDPVILVAQVLTLVGTRVLAAWIFNNTGKSVFAAILFHAADNTALVTLPEIQALSPWGAVVTCGLVLAAAIVVTLLWGPGTLARFRFAN